The window ACGCCCTCGCTGGGCGAGTTGCTCAGCCAGGGCAAGAACAGCATTGATGCGTGGTGGATCTCCCTGTCCACCTTTGGCGTGCTGGTGGTCACCTTGTTGTTGCTGACCTTCATGGGGGACGCGCTGCGCGATGCCCTCGACCCGCGAAAGGCAGACCAGTGACCGCCACGGCCATGACTCCTTTGTTGCAGGTGCAGGACCTGCATGTGCGCTTCGGCTCCAAAGAGGTGGTGCGCGGCGTCAACTTCACGTTGGCCGCAGGCGAAAAGCTCGCGCTGGTGGGCGAGTCCGGCTCGGGCAAGACCATCACCGCCCTGAGCTTGTTGCGCCTGGCGGGCAATGCCGCCATCACCGGCCAGGCCCTGCTGCAAGGGCGGGGCGACCTGCTGGCGATGACCGAGCGCGAGATGCGCGGCGTGCGCGGGGGCGATATCGCCATGGTGTTCCAGGAGCCCATGACCGCGCTCAACCCGCTGATGACAATTGGCCAGCAGATTGCCGAGATCCTGCTGCTCAAGAAGGGCCTCACCGGTGCCCAGTGCGCGCAAGCCGCCATCGATCTGCTGGCGCAAACCGGCATCCCCGAGCCTGCGCGTCGCGCCAACAGCTTTCCGCACCAGCTCAGCGGCGGCCAGCGCCAGCGCGCCATGATCGCCATGGCCCTGGCCAGCAGCCCCAAGCTCTTGCTGGCCGACGAGCCCACCACCGCGCTCGATGTGACCCTGCGCGGCCAGATCCTGGACTTGTTGAGCGACCTGCAGCGCCAGACCGGCATGGCCGTGCTGCTGATCACGCACGACCTGAACCTGGTGCGCCGCTTCGCCGATCGCGTGGCGGTGATGGAGCAGGGCGTGCTGGTAGAGCAGGGGCCGGTGGCCGAGGTCTTCGGCGCACCCCAGCATGCCTACACCCGCCGCCTGATCGCCAGCCAGCCGCGCCGCGACGTGATCGAGTCCGACCCGCCCTCAGGCACCGCGCCCGTGGTGCAGACGCAAGACCTGCGCGTGGTCTACCCCACGCCGCTGCCGGGCATCAAGGGCTGGTTCCAAAAGGGCGAGTTTGTGGCGGTGCAGGGCGCCACCTTGCAATTGCTGCCCGGCCAGACGCTGGGCGTGGTGGGCGAATCCGGCTCGGGCAAGTCCACGCTGGCCCAGGCCATCCTGGGACTGCTGCCCTCGACGGGGCAACTGCAGGTGGGGGGGCAGGCGTGGCAGCAGCCCGCCATGCGCAACACGCCCACCAACCAGCAGCTGCGTCGTCGGGTGCAGGTGGTGTTCCAGGACCCGTTTTCGTCCCTGTCCCCGCGCCTCACGGTCGAAGAGATCGTGGGCGAGGGCCTGAAGGTGCATGAACCCGCGCTCACCGTGGCCCAGCGCCGCGCGCGTGTCGAGGCTGCGCTGGAAGAGGTGGGCCTTACCGAGGCGCAGTACCCGCGCCTGCTGGAACGCTATCCGCACGAGTTTTCGGGCGGCCAGCGCCAGCGCCTGGCCATTGCACGCGCCCTCATCGTGCAGCCCCAGGTGCTGGTGCTCGACGAGCCCACCAGCGCGCTCGATGTGACCATCCAGCAGCAGGTGCTGGGCCTGCTGCAGCGGCTGCAGAAAGAGAAGGGCCTGAGCTACCTGCTGATTACCCACGATGTGGATGTGATCCGCGCCATGGCGCACGATGTGGTGGTGATGAAGGATGGCGCCGTGCTGGAAGGCGGCAGCGTGGCCGATGTGCTCGATGCGCCCCAGCACCCCTACACCCAGCGGCTGGTAGCGGCAGCCACTGTGCCTGGTGGGTAAATTTCGATCCAAATCTGCTGCAGGCGCTAGTGAAATATGCGTCGAATGCTATCAAATTTGATTGTTCGGCACCGTCGGCAACGCCGTGATGCCCCTGCACCTCGTCTCCCTGATGCGGGCACGCCCCGCCGTGCGCCGCTCAGGTCCTGACGGCTGCACGGCGCGCATGCTGCTCCGCGGCGGGCTGTGCCCAGACGATCTTGCTCACATCCACCCCCAGGGCCTGTGCGCGCTCCATCAGGTGCTCGCGCACATGCCAGGGCAGGGTGGGGGTGCGTGACAACACCCACACATAGTCGGTGCTGGAGCCCACCACCATGGCCCACTGGTAGTTTTCGTCCAGCGCCACCACGTTGTAGCCGCCATAGAACGGCCCGAAGAACGACACCTTGAGGGCGGCACGGTCTGGGCTGCCCACAAACTCGGCGCGACCCTCGGCCTCTTTCCACTGCTTGCGCACCGGGTCGTACCCCCGGTTCACCACCTTGATGGTGTTGTCGGCGTTGCGGCTGTAGGTGGCGGTGGTGAGGGACAGGCCCCGCTCGAACGAGTTTTCGATCCGGGCGACCTCGTGCCAGTGCCCCGCGTAGCGATCCACATCAAAGCCTGCCACGGGCTGGATGCCCTCCGGCGTGCGAGGGGTGGAGCAGGCCGAAAGCACCAGCAGGGCCACCATGGCGGTGGCGCCTCCGACCAGCAGGCGCCAGTGGGCGCGGGGCAGCAGGCTGCGTCGTGAGTGCATGGGGTTCTCCTGAAGGGTAAAAATGAGACGCCTTGGCCTCAGGCAGGGGGAAGGCGCTGGCTGGCACAGTGCCCGGCCGGTGTCTCAATGTAGGCAGAGGCAACGCCGCCGTTTGTAGGTGGGTGCTGGCAACCGGTGTCGGCGTAGGTGGGCGCAAGCGTCGGGCCCATGTCCCAACCAATCCGCCTGTGCGGTTGCGTACCTTGCGCCGCCGTGAAAAGATGCCCCCACCCCTTCAGGAGTTGCCATGTCCCTTCCCGTACCTTCACGCTTGCCTGGGGCGCGGGCCCCGTCTGCAGAGGGGCTGGCCTTTGACATTGCCGCGCTGTACCGGCGCGCGCATGGGCAGGTGGTTACGCCGGGTACCGTGGTCACGGCCCTGCATCTGGGGCACGAACGCAGCCTCATGGCCACTGGGCAAGATCCTGCGTCACCCTCGGTGGTGTTGGAGCTTGCCCTGGGTAGTGCACAAACTGCGCGCGACTTTTTTCGCAAGGCACTCCCCACGCCGCTGGAGCTGGAAACCGCCATCGCCTGGGTGGAGGACGAGGTCCATGCCGCTCACCGACGCCACCATGACTGGGTGGCCGACAACGTCGCCGTGGTGACCTGTTCCACAGACCCTTCCCTCCACGAGGTGGCGACCTTGGCGGGAATCGCCCAGGGGCCCACGCGGGTGCTGCCGCTGGACGCGATGGAGCGGCTGTTCAATCGCCTGGCCGCCGTAGCGCAGGGTCGCCCTGCGGCGCACGAGGGATTGCCCGAGCGCGCGGACTTTGCGGCCACCGTGCTGGTCCTGCGCGAGCTCATGCATCACATGCCTTTTGCGGCCGTGGTGTTGCTGGAGGCCGACAGCCTGCCATCTGCTCCCGGGTGAGGGGTGTTCAACAGCCAACGGTTTGGGCTTCGTCCTACAGGTCGGTCGCGAAGAGTTGCCTACATTCGCGGATGTGAATATTTCACATTTCATGTGATCCCACTTGGCAACATCTTCTGAAAGAGGCTCCCCATGACCGCGTACCCCTGTGTTCGAACTTTTCTTGGTGTCATTGCCTTGGCAGGACTGGCTGCTTGTGGAGGCGGTGGCGGTGGTGGGGATGCAGGGGGGACGGGCACCTTGCGCATGGCCCTCACCGATGCACCCAGCTGCGGGTACTCTGCCGTCAATGTCACGGTGGAAAAAGTCCGGGTCCACCAGAGCAGCAGTGCTGCAGAGACCGACGCAGGATGGTCCGAGATTGTGCTGAGTCCGGCGCGCCGCGTGGATCTGCTGACCCTGACCAACGGTGTCCTGATGGAGCTGGGCCAGGTGCCGTTGCCCACCGGCAAGTACACGCAAATGCGGCTGGTGCTGGCCAGCAACTCGGGTGCCAACCCGCTGGCGAACTCCGTAGTCCCCACGGGCCAGGCAGAAACCGCGTTGAAGACGCCCAGCGGCCAGCAGTCCGGGGTCAAGGCGAACGTGAACATCGACATTGCCGCCAACAAGATGGCGGACTTCGTGCTCGATTTCGATGCCTGTAAATCCGTGGTGTCGGCGGGCGCCTCCGGTCAGTACCTCCTCAAGCCCGTGGTGTCGGTTATCCCGCGCTATATCTCGGGGGTGCAAGGCTATGTGGAGCCCGGGGTGGGGGCCAGCGTGTCCTTGCAGTTCAACGGTGAACTGGTCCGTGCCACAACGCCTGACAGCACCGGCAAGTTCTTGCTCCAGCCCGTGGCACCGGGCAACTACACGCTGGTTGTGGCAGGTGCAGGCCGCACCACCACGGTCATCGCCGGGGTGCCGGTGGTTGCTGAAACGGTCACGCCTGTGGGCACCAGCACGGCGCCACTGAGCATCCCGCAATCGCCTGTGGCAACGCTGCAGGGCACAGCGCCTCTGGATACCCAGGTGCGGGTGCTGCAGTCGCTCACGTCCGTGGGTACGATCGAAGTGGCCGGCCGGGGTGTGGATGGAGTGACCGGGACGTACAGCTTTGCCGTACCCACGCTCGCACCGCGCGTCGCACCTTATGCTGCACCCCCCAGCGGCCTGACCTTTGCGGCCGATACGGCAGCGGCTGGTCGGTATTCCGTGCAAGCGCGCCTGGCAGGTTTTGCAGACAAGACCCAGACGCCGCCTGTGCTGAACGCAGGGGACGTGCAAACCGTAGACTTCCGCTTCCCTTGAGTGAAGACAGCCCCTTGGGCCAGACCGTCACGCGGTGGGGCCCGAGGCGTTTTCTCTGGTGAAGGCTGCGCAGCCGCTGCCCTCACCACCCAGCCCTGTCGGCGATGCATCGCTGTCAGGGCTGATCTTTTTGGTGAGCGCCGACGCGCCGCAGGCTGTTCGAAAAAAAAGCTGCCCGAGGGGGTGGGGCGAAATCGGCCGATGAGCGTGGAGCGTGGCCGCCCCGGCTGCTTGCATGGGCACGAGTCCGTGCGGCGCGTCCGAGGTGCCCACTCCTTCGTGTGCGCTCCCACCTGACCCCCTGCGAGATCGCCAACAGGCTCTCAGGGTCTGAGCTTCATCACCAGCGCATACAGCGCCTGCGCCGCCATCGACAGGCTTTCGTCCCGCCGTCGCACCAGATAGATCTGGCGCGTCAGCCCCGGCAGCGACAGCGGCCGCGTGACCAGCCCCGGCTGGTCAAAGTGGAACAGCGTGAGCGCAGGCACCACGCTGATACCCAGCCCCGCGCGCACCATGCCCATCACGGTGGCCAGCTGCTCCACCTCCATCAGCGTGTGCATGGCCTGCGGGTGCAGGGCGGCCTCCAGGTACTGGCGCACGCTGCTGGTGCGCGCCAAGTGGATGAAGGGCCATGCGGCCAGGTCCTGCGCGGTGATGGTCTTGCGGCGGCGGGCGAGCGTGTGGTCGGCCGGGCACACCAGATAGAAGTCGTCGCTGCAAAAGGGCTCGGCCTGCAGTGCGGGCGTGTCGGCGCGGATGGCGGCCAGCGCAAAGTCCGCATGGCCGCTGGCCACGCGGTCGATGCAGGGCTCGGACAACACATCGGCAATGTCGATCTCGAT of the Acidovorax sp. 107 genome contains:
- a CDS encoding ABC transporter ATP-binding protein, with protein sequence MTPLLQVQDLHVRFGSKEVVRGVNFTLAAGEKLALVGESGSGKTITALSLLRLAGNAAITGQALLQGRGDLLAMTEREMRGVRGGDIAMVFQEPMTALNPLMTIGQQIAEILLLKKGLTGAQCAQAAIDLLAQTGIPEPARRANSFPHQLSGGQRQRAMIAMALASSPKLLLADEPTTALDVTLRGQILDLLSDLQRQTGMAVLLITHDLNLVRRFADRVAVMEQGVLVEQGPVAEVFGAPQHAYTRRLIASQPRRDVIESDPPSGTAPVVQTQDLRVVYPTPLPGIKGWFQKGEFVAVQGATLQLLPGQTLGVVGESGSGKSTLAQAILGLLPSTGQLQVGGQAWQQPAMRNTPTNQQLRRRVQVVFQDPFSSLSPRLTVEEIVGEGLKVHEPALTVAQRRARVEAALEEVGLTEAQYPRLLERYPHEFSGGQRQRLAIARALIVQPQVLVLDEPTSALDVTIQQQVLGLLQRLQKEKGLSYLLITHDVDVIRAMAHDVVVMKDGAVLEGGSVADVLDAPQHPYTQRLVAAATVPGG
- a CDS encoding lipocalin family protein is translated as MHSRRSLLPRAHWRLLVGGATAMVALLVLSACSTPRTPEGIQPVAGFDVDRYAGHWHEVARIENSFERGLSLTTATYSRNADNTIKVVNRGYDPVRKQWKEAEGRAEFVGSPDRAALKVSFFGPFYGGYNVVALDENYQWAMVVGSSTDYVWVLSRTPTLPWHVREHLMERAQALGVDVSKIVWAQPAAEQHARRAAVRT
- a CDS encoding DUF4382 domain-containing protein; translated protein: MTAYPCVRTFLGVIALAGLAACGGGGGGGDAGGTGTLRMALTDAPSCGYSAVNVTVEKVRVHQSSSAAETDAGWSEIVLSPARRVDLLTLTNGVLMELGQVPLPTGKYTQMRLVLASNSGANPLANSVVPTGQAETALKTPSGQQSGVKANVNIDIAANKMADFVLDFDACKSVVSAGASGQYLLKPVVSVIPRYISGVQGYVEPGVGASVSLQFNGELVRATTPDSTGKFLLQPVAPGNYTLVVAGAGRTTTVIAGVPVVAETVTPVGTSTAPLSIPQSPVATLQGTAPLDTQVRVLQSLTSVGTIEVAGRGVDGVTGTYSFAVPTLAPRVAPYAAPPSGLTFAADTAAAGRYSVQARLAGFADKTQTPPVLNAGDVQTVDFRFP
- a CDS encoding LysR family transcriptional regulator — encoded protein: MSAPHLSSRQLDAFLALAEQRSFTRAATLCHLSQPAFSALIRALEDDLGLRLFDRSTRHVDLTPEGQNFLESARRIRAEITTALAAVRDAATLQRGRVAVALLPSLAAGWLPGVLAQYSAAHPGIEIDIADVLSEPCIDRVASGHADFALAAIRADTPALQAEPFCSDDFYLVCPADHTLARRRKTITAQDLAAWPFIHLARTSSVRQYLEAALHPQAMHTLMEVEQLATVMGMVRAGLGISVVPALTLFHFDQPGLVTRPLSLPGLTRQIYLVRRRDESLSMAAQALYALVMKLRP